Proteins encoded by one window of Chondromyces crocatus:
- a CDS encoding 1,9-bis(guanidino)-5-aza-nonane synthase: MATTKSDLLRQPIAHIDIKAFDARPIVDAMGGMAFQARNLHRAATILDGMIREPEGGVILCLAGSLVSAGLKQVIVDMIRHNMVDAIVSTGANIVDQDYFESLGFKHYVGSPYADDHALRDLGIDRIYDTYIDEEELRICDMTVAKIAAELEPRPHSSREFIGEMARYLVAQGKKTDGIVLAAHECGVPIFCPAFSDCSAGFGLVHHQWERQGKPQLSIDSARDFLELTRVKLAAKETGLFMIGGGVPKNFAQDTVVAADLLGKQVNMHKYAVQLTVADERDGALSGSTLREACSWGKVDTAYEQMVYGEATTTMPLIVSYAFHAGNWKSRKPRRYAEICG, encoded by the coding sequence ATGGCTACCACCAAGAGCGATCTCCTTCGTCAGCCCATCGCCCACATCGACATCAAGGCCTTCGACGCGCGCCCCATCGTGGACGCGATGGGCGGCATGGCGTTCCAGGCCAGGAACCTCCACCGCGCCGCCACCATCCTCGACGGCATGATCCGCGAGCCCGAGGGTGGGGTGATCCTCTGCCTTGCGGGCTCGCTGGTCTCGGCGGGGCTCAAGCAGGTCATCGTCGACATGATCCGCCACAACATGGTCGACGCCATCGTGTCGACCGGCGCGAACATCGTCGACCAGGACTACTTCGAGAGCCTCGGGTTCAAGCACTACGTCGGTTCGCCGTACGCGGACGACCACGCGCTGCGCGACCTGGGCATCGACCGCATCTACGACACGTACATCGACGAGGAGGAGCTGCGGATCTGCGACATGACGGTGGCGAAGATCGCGGCCGAGCTGGAGCCGCGGCCTCACTCGTCGCGGGAGTTCATCGGCGAGATGGCGCGCTACCTGGTCGCCCAGGGAAAGAAGACGGACGGGATCGTCCTCGCGGCCCACGAGTGCGGGGTGCCGATCTTCTGCCCGGCGTTCAGCGACTGCAGCGCCGGGTTCGGCCTGGTCCACCACCAGTGGGAGCGGCAGGGCAAGCCTCAGCTCAGCATCGACAGCGCCCGGGACTTCCTGGAGTTGACGCGGGTGAAGCTCGCGGCCAAGGAGACCGGCCTCTTCATGATCGGTGGCGGTGTCCCCAAGAACTTCGCGCAGGATACGGTCGTCGCGGCCGACCTGCTCGGCAAGCAGGTGAACATGCACAAGTATGCCGTGCAGCTCACCGTGGCCGACGAGCGGGACGGGGCGCTGTCGGGCTCGACGCTGCGCGAGGCGTGCTCCTGGGGGAAGGTCGATACGGCCTACGAGCAGATGGTCTATGGAGAGGCCACCACAACCATGCCGCTCATCGTCTCGTATGCATTCCACGCGGGGAACTGGAAGTCCCGGAAGCCGCGCCGGTATGCCGAGATCTGCGGCTGA
- a CDS encoding FAD-binding protein, with protein MSTMAIAPLRTTAPWQVLEGFGRAVRAACRYAAPRSVDELEAVLERAKSEGLSVAFRGSGRSYGDAALNTEGLVIDATGIDRVLRWEPESGIFEAEPGVTIEGLWRRTIEDGYWPAVVPGTMRPTLGGCVGMNIHGKNNYRAGPFGDHVLELELLTPARGRLRCSRAENPEIFHAAIGGLGLLGAVTRVKMKLKPVGSGRLRVASLTEGNLEALFDRFETCLPGSDYVVGWVDCLARGRGLGRGQIHAANYLEADEDPEGRESLHVERQGLPPHILGVPKKVLWRFMRPFLNNPCVSLVNALKYHSSRWAHGTSYLQSHVAFAFLLDYVPDWRLAYGPGGFIQYQIFVPDETARACMRDVLSLCQEEGLMSYLGVLKRHRPDAFLLSHAVDGWSLALDFPVKKTTRARLWALTERLTERVLAAGGRFYFAKDGVLRPEDVERAYGRERLDRFLALKAELDPQQMLTNDLLRRVLPSRPSP; from the coding sequence ATGAGCACGATGGCGATCGCTCCACTTCGCACCACGGCGCCCTGGCAGGTCCTCGAAGGCTTCGGCCGGGCCGTGCGCGCTGCGTGCCGCTACGCCGCGCCCCGCTCGGTCGACGAGCTGGAGGCGGTGCTCGAGCGCGCGAAGAGCGAGGGGCTGAGCGTCGCGTTCCGGGGCTCGGGGCGGAGCTACGGGGACGCGGCGCTCAACACCGAGGGCCTGGTCATCGACGCGACGGGGATCGATCGCGTGCTGCGCTGGGAGCCGGAGTCGGGGATCTTCGAGGCGGAGCCCGGGGTGACCATCGAGGGCCTGTGGCGGCGCACGATCGAGGATGGCTACTGGCCTGCGGTGGTGCCGGGCACGATGCGGCCGACACTCGGTGGCTGCGTGGGGATGAACATCCACGGGAAGAACAACTACCGCGCGGGGCCGTTCGGCGATCACGTGCTGGAGCTGGAGCTGCTCACGCCCGCGCGCGGGCGCTTGCGGTGCAGCCGCGCGGAGAACCCGGAGATCTTCCACGCCGCGATCGGGGGGCTCGGGCTGCTCGGTGCGGTGACGCGCGTGAAGATGAAGCTGAAGCCGGTGGGGAGCGGGCGGCTGCGGGTCGCGTCGCTCACCGAGGGCAACCTGGAGGCGCTGTTCGATCGCTTCGAGACCTGCCTGCCCGGCTCGGACTACGTGGTCGGCTGGGTCGACTGCCTGGCGCGCGGGCGCGGGCTGGGGCGGGGGCAGATCCACGCGGCGAACTACCTGGAAGCGGACGAGGATCCGGAGGGGCGGGAGTCGCTTCACGTGGAGCGGCAAGGGCTGCCGCCGCACATCCTCGGGGTGCCGAAGAAGGTTCTGTGGCGCTTCATGCGGCCCTTCCTCAACAACCCGTGCGTGTCGCTGGTGAACGCGCTGAAGTACCACAGCTCGCGCTGGGCCCACGGCACCTCGTACCTCCAGTCGCACGTCGCCTTCGCGTTCCTGCTCGACTACGTGCCGGACTGGCGCCTCGCCTACGGCCCCGGCGGCTTCATCCAGTACCAGATCTTCGTGCCCGACGAGACCGCGCGGGCGTGCATGCGTGACGTGCTCTCGCTGTGCCAGGAGGAGGGGCTGATGTCGTATCTCGGGGTGCTGAAGCGGCACCGCCCGGACGCCTTCCTCCTGTCCCACGCCGTCGACGGCTGGTCGCTGGCGCTCGACTTTCCTGTCAAGAAGACGACACGCGCTCGCCTCTGGGCGCTCACCGAGCGGCTCACCGAGCGCGTCCTCGCCGCAGGTGGGCGGTTCTACTTCGCGAAGGATGGTGTCCTCCGGCCCGAGGACGTGGAGCGCGCCTACGGGCGTGAGCGGCTCGACAGGTTCCTGGCGCTGAAAGCGGAGCTGGATCCGCAGCAGATGCTCACGAACGATCTGCTCCGCCGCGTGCTGCCGTCCCGGCCGAGCCCCTGA
- a CDS encoding ABC-F family ATP-binding cassette domain-containing protein, whose product MITLEKLTKRFGPKILFENVSMRFDPAKRYALVGANGAGKSTLLKVISGEQDSDQGSVEIPKALKVGVLKQDHFAYESVRILDAVMMGNRVLWDAMQEKEKLYAGEMTDEIGMRLAELEGVVGEEDGYTADARCAALLEGLGIPTSRHDDTVSTLAGGYKLRVLIAQTLFAGADVLLLDEPTNHLDLESIRWLETYLTHDFRGTLLIVSHDRHFMNAVATHVADVDYQTVTVYTGDYDDFVEQKTTGKRQSEADAAQKKKKIAELKDFVARFGASASRSSQAQSRVKEIEKLEGSIQTKRSSVVRPYIKFEIEKPSGRDVLRVNGLSKSFGDNHVIRSLDLNLSRGDKLAVIGPSGIGKSTLLKLLVDEYQPDAGEIIWGHETNVGYFAQDHHEALDAGYSAYEWLHRFDPNAPLEHVRSVLGKLLFSGEAGLKKTENLSGGEAARLLLAKLILLKNNVVVLDEPTNHLDVESIDALLQALIDFKGTVVVTSHDRHFIGKLSTRVLELSKKGARLFNGSYEEFLEKFGDEHLKT is encoded by the coding sequence ATGATCACGCTCGAGAAGCTCACCAAGCGGTTCGGCCCCAAGATCCTGTTCGAGAACGTCTCGATGCGGTTCGACCCCGCCAAGCGCTACGCGCTGGTCGGCGCAAACGGGGCAGGCAAGTCGACACTCCTCAAGGTCATCTCGGGGGAGCAGGACTCCGATCAGGGCTCGGTCGAGATTCCGAAGGCCCTCAAGGTCGGCGTGCTGAAGCAGGACCACTTCGCCTACGAGAGCGTCCGCATCCTGGACGCCGTGATGATGGGCAACCGGGTCCTGTGGGACGCGATGCAGGAGAAGGAGAAGCTCTACGCGGGCGAAATGACCGACGAGATCGGCATGCGTCTCGCCGAGCTGGAGGGCGTCGTCGGCGAGGAGGACGGCTACACCGCCGACGCCCGCTGTGCCGCGCTCCTCGAAGGCCTCGGGATCCCGACCAGCCGCCACGACGACACGGTGAGCACGCTGGCCGGCGGATACAAGCTGCGCGTGCTCATCGCGCAGACGCTATTCGCAGGCGCCGACGTGCTGCTCCTCGACGAGCCCACGAACCACCTGGACCTCGAGTCGATCCGGTGGCTGGAGACGTACCTGACCCACGACTTCCGCGGGACGCTGCTCATCGTCAGCCACGACCGTCACTTCATGAACGCGGTGGCGACGCACGTGGCCGACGTCGATTACCAGACGGTGACGGTGTACACCGGCGACTACGACGACTTCGTGGAGCAGAAGACGACCGGCAAGCGCCAGTCCGAGGCCGACGCGGCTCAGAAGAAGAAGAAGATCGCCGAGCTGAAGGACTTCGTCGCCCGCTTCGGCGCGAGCGCGAGCCGCTCCAGCCAGGCGCAGTCGCGCGTGAAGGAGATCGAGAAGCTGGAGGGCAGCATCCAGACGAAGCGGTCGAGCGTGGTGCGACCGTACATCAAGTTCGAGATCGAGAAGCCCTCGGGCCGCGACGTGTTGCGCGTGAATGGCCTGTCGAAGAGCTTCGGCGACAACCACGTGATCAGGTCGCTGGATCTGAACCTGAGCCGCGGCGACAAGCTGGCGGTGATCGGGCCGAGCGGGATCGGCAAGTCGACGCTGCTCAAGCTGCTGGTCGACGAGTACCAACCCGACGCGGGCGAGATCATCTGGGGCCACGAGACGAACGTGGGCTACTTCGCGCAGGACCACCACGAGGCGCTCGACGCCGGGTACTCGGCGTACGAGTGGCTGCACCGCTTCGATCCGAACGCGCCCCTGGAGCACGTGCGCTCCGTGCTCGGGAAGCTCCTGTTCAGCGGCGAGGCCGGCCTGAAGAAGACCGAGAACCTCTCCGGTGGCGAGGCTGCGCGCCTGCTGCTCGCGAAGCTCATCCTGCTGAAGAACAACGTGGTGGTGCTCGACGAGCCGACCAACCACCTCGACGTCGAGAGCATCGACGCGCTGCTCCAGGCGCTCATCGACTTCAAGGGGACGGTGGTGGTGACCAGCCACGACCGGCACTTCATCGGGAAGCTGAGCACCCGGGTGCTGGAGCTGTCGAAGAAGGGCGCACGCCTGTTCAACGGCTCCTACGAAGAGTTCCTCGAGAAGTTCGGCGACGAGCACCTGAAGACCTGA
- a CDS encoding S1 RNA-binding domain-containing protein, whose translation MLEVGEVRFLEVTGVTSFGAFVRWGLQKDLLVPMAELIRDVHPGERHPIGLFLDRQGRPTGTMRISEMLQDGGEFELDEWVEGESWRKEPTIGVFVILKRRFVGLVSASEPNQLARGEAARFRVASILPDGKVELTLRRFVSEEIEGDAARTLAVLQKADTPQVGDDSPPEQIHELFGLSKKAFKRAVGRLLKQGDVTLDAEGFVVVTQR comes from the coding sequence ATGCTGGAGGTCGGTGAGGTGAGGTTCCTGGAGGTCACGGGTGTGACCTCCTTCGGCGCCTTCGTGCGCTGGGGCCTCCAGAAGGACCTCCTCGTGCCCATGGCGGAGCTGATCCGGGACGTGCACCCGGGCGAGCGTCACCCCATCGGGCTGTTCCTCGACCGGCAAGGGCGCCCCACCGGCACCATGCGCATCAGCGAGATGCTGCAGGACGGTGGCGAGTTCGAGCTCGACGAGTGGGTCGAGGGCGAGTCCTGGCGGAAGGAGCCGACCATCGGGGTGTTCGTCATCCTGAAGCGCCGGTTCGTGGGCCTGGTCTCCGCCAGCGAGCCGAACCAGCTCGCGCGCGGCGAGGCCGCCCGGTTCCGGGTGGCGAGCATCCTGCCCGACGGGAAGGTGGAGCTGACCCTGCGCCGCTTCGTCAGCGAGGAGATCGAGGGGGACGCAGCGCGCACGCTGGCCGTGCTGCAGAAGGCGGACACGCCGCAAGTGGGCGATGATTCGCCGCCAGAGCAGATCCACGAGCTGTTCGGGCTGAGCAAGAAGGCGTTCAAGCGCGCGGTGGGGCGGCTCTTGAAGCAGGGGGACGTGACCCTGGACGCCGAGGGATTCGTGGTCGTCACGCAGCGCTGA
- a CDS encoding SDR family NAD(P)-dependent oxidoreductase produces MSASFKKAIVVGASSGIGEAIARRLADEGADVAIVARREDELKRVAASVPGGKIRPYAHDAADFEGVPALFERIVADLGGLDTLVYAAGAMPAIAEGEYSFEKDRTMVTVNLLGAMAWMNPAAARFQAAQSGTLVGISSIAGERGRRGNPGYCTSKAALSTYLESLRNRCSRYGVNVVTVKPGFVDTAMTRGMKGLFWLISADEAARQSLAMARRGSSASGFVPSRWALVALVVRMLPSFVFRKLNF; encoded by the coding sequence GTGAGTGCTTCCTTCAAGAAGGCCATCGTCGTCGGGGCCTCGTCGGGTATCGGCGAGGCCATCGCGCGGCGCCTCGCGGACGAGGGCGCGGACGTCGCCATCGTGGCGCGGCGCGAGGACGAGCTGAAGCGCGTCGCAGCGTCGGTGCCGGGTGGCAAGATCCGGCCTTACGCGCACGACGCGGCCGACTTCGAGGGCGTGCCCGCGCTGTTCGAGCGCATCGTCGCCGACCTGGGTGGGCTGGACACGCTGGTCTACGCGGCGGGGGCGATGCCCGCGATCGCGGAGGGCGAGTACAGCTTCGAGAAGGATCGCACCATGGTCACGGTGAACCTGCTCGGCGCCATGGCCTGGATGAACCCCGCGGCCGCGCGGTTCCAGGCGGCGCAGAGCGGGACCCTCGTCGGGATCTCCAGCATCGCCGGGGAGCGCGGGCGCCGGGGGAACCCGGGGTACTGCACGTCGAAGGCGGCGCTGTCGACCTACCTGGAGTCGCTCCGGAACCGCTGCTCGCGCTACGGGGTGAACGTGGTGACGGTGAAGCCGGGCTTCGTCGACACGGCGATGACGCGGGGAATGAAGGGGCTGTTCTGGCTCATCTCCGCGGACGAGGCGGCGCGGCAGTCGCTCGCGATGGCGAGGCGGGGGTCGAGCGCGAGCGGGTTCGTCCCGTCGCGCTGGGCGCTCGTCGCGCTGGTCGTGCGCATGCTGCCGTCGTTCGTGTTCCGGAAGCTCAACTTCTGA